A portion of the candidate division WOR-3 bacterium genome contains these proteins:
- a CDS encoding 4Fe-4S dicluster domain-containing protein — translation MKFWRKPLDLNKIKVPVGEVHIFKDRCKGCGFCVEYCPKDVLEMSEEFNQKGYHPPYVKKPDDCVECHLCEMLCPEFAIFVTLKEEKTPVKVGTEKGEE, via the coding sequence ATGAAGTTTTGGCGCAAACCTTTGGATTTGAACAAGATTAAGGTTCCGGTGGGAGAGGTCCATATATTTAAGGATCGATGTAAAGGGTGCGGATTCTGTGTAGAATACTGTCCCAAAGATGTGCTTGAGATGTCAGAGGAGTTTAATCAGAAAGGATACCATCCGCCCTATGTAAAGAAACCGGATGATTGTGTTGAATGCCATTTGTGTGAAATGTTATGTCCTGAATTCGCCATTTTTGTCACGTTGAAAGAAGAGAAGACTCCTGTTAAGGTCGGAACAGAGAAAGGAGAGGAATGA
- a CDS encoding 2-oxoacid:acceptor oxidoreductase subunit alpha, which yields MKADSKGVLGGTHKLSGNYACAEGALAAGCRFLGLYPIIPALEISERFLKRAPEVGATFIQMEDEVSALAAVLGASWTGKRSMTVTSGPGLSLMMEHLGLGVMLETPCVIVDVQRVGPSLGLPDRAAQGDVMQARWGSHGDYEVIALSPSSPQEMFDYTIKAFNLSERYRVPVLVLADEYVAHLEEEVVIPSAEEIEIEPRRYYDGPKDKYLPFKRDEDFVPKMVKIGDGFKFHVTGLTHDDRGYPIMNEECQEYNVHPLLRKIRNFVDQIVEFTETNIDDADVILVSYGASSRAALKAMEQARNAGIKVGSLKLTTVWPFPEKRVAELAKRVKAFVVPEMNFGQIALEVERCTHGDANVLFIPHGEKGIEDTEDLLAALKQAAGMTAVEEKIIEFKK from the coding sequence ATGAAAGCAGATTCAAAAGGTGTGTTGGGCGGTACTCATAAGTTAAGTGGTAATTATGCCTGCGCCGAAGGTGCCCTGGCGGCAGGCTGCCGTTTTCTGGGACTCTATCCAATAATACCCGCCCTTGAGATATCGGAACGATTTTTAAAAAGAGCACCTGAGGTGGGAGCGACATTCATACAGATGGAGGATGAAGTTTCCGCGCTCGCGGCGGTCCTCGGCGCTTCCTGGACAGGAAAGAGGTCGATGACCGTAACCTCGGGCCCTGGTCTCTCCTTGATGATGGAACATCTTGGTCTGGGGGTTATGCTGGAAACCCCGTGCGTTATCGTTGATGTTCAGCGTGTCGGTCCCTCTCTTGGGTTGCCCGATCGTGCGGCTCAGGGAGATGTGATGCAGGCGCGGTGGGGTTCGCATGGAGACTATGAAGTGATTGCACTTTCACCGAGTTCACCCCAGGAGATGTTCGATTATACCATCAAGGCGTTCAATCTTTCAGAACGGTACAGGGTTCCTGTGTTGGTCCTTGCTGATGAGTATGTTGCGCATCTTGAGGAAGAGGTGGTAATTCCGTCTGCCGAAGAGATCGAGATTGAACCGCGCAGATATTACGATGGACCGAAAGATAAATATCTGCCTTTTAAAAGGGATGAAGATTTTGTCCCGAAGATGGTGAAGATCGGTGACGGATTCAAATTTCATGTTACAGGATTAACCCATGATGACCGAGGTTATCCGATTATGAATGAAGAATGTCAGGAATATAATGTACATCCTTTACTCAGAAAGATCCGCAACTTCGTCGATCAGATCGTTGAATTTACAGAGACGAATATTGATGACGCCGACGTAATCCTGGTCTCTTACGGCGCCAGCTCGAGAGCGGCATTGAAAGCAATGGAACAGGCGAGGAATGCCGGAATAAAGGTCGGCAGTTTGAAACTCACCACTGTCTGGCCCTTTCCTGAAAAGAGGGTGGCTGAACTCGCAAAACGGGTCAAGGCATTTGTGGTTCCGGAGATGAATTTCGGACAGATCGCCCTTGAGGTGGAACGATGTACTCATGGAGATGCGAATGTTTTGTTCATACCGCACGGCGAAAAAGGGATTGAGGATACCGAAGATTTGTTGGCGGCGCTCAAACAGGCGGCTGGAATGACTGCCGTAGAAGAGAAAATCATCGAATTTAAGAAATAG
- a CDS encoding 2-oxoacid:ferredoxin oxidoreductase subunit beta, whose product MENLLRMDRMPHIWCPGCGIGLGVTALASALEKAQIDLNNVCIVSGIGCTGRVAGYVKLDSFHTTHGRAIAFATGIKAANPKLKVIVFSGDGDLIAIGGNHFIHAARRNIDMLVVCVNNFIYAMTGGQVAPTTPLAAYATTSPFGCVEPPFNIPYIADSSGAVYVARWTALHVRRLTNSLTEALHKKGFSVVEVISPCAMYYSRINRLGDGLDMMKFYHDNVEIRHGEDTKNLDIGFQTKIICGKFVDKERPSYMERYNQWASEVRGASNES is encoded by the coding sequence ATGGAGAATTTACTTCGTATGGACAGGATGCCCCATATCTGGTGTCCGGGATGCGGAATCGGTTTGGGGGTTACCGCTCTTGCCAGCGCCCTTGAAAAAGCGCAGATAGATTTGAATAATGTCTGTATCGTATCCGGCATCGGTTGTACCGGCAGGGTCGCCGGTTATGTGAAACTCGATTCTTTCCATACCACCCACGGTCGGGCGATTGCCTTTGCAACCGGTATCAAGGCGGCGAATCCGAAACTTAAGGTGATTGTCTTTTCCGGAGACGGAGATCTTATTGCGATCGGCGGTAATCACTTTATTCATGCGGCACGTCGGAATATCGACATGCTCGTCGTTTGCGTGAATAACTTTATATATGCAATGACCGGAGGTCAGGTTGCTCCGACGACACCACTCGCCGCTTACGCCACTACTTCACCATTCGGCTGTGTCGAACCTCCCTTTAACATTCCTTATATCGCAGATTCTTCCGGCGCCGTATATGTGGCGCGCTGGACGGCTCTTCATGTGCGGCGTCTGACCAATTCCTTGACCGAGGCGCTCCATAAAAAAGGATTTTCCGTGGTCGAAGTCATTTCACCATGCGCCATGTACTATTCAAGAATCAACCGCCTCGGTGATGGCCTGGATATGATGAAATTTTATCACGATAACGTGGAAATCAGACATGGTGAGGATACAAAGAATCTCGATATCGGTTTCCAGACAAAGATTATATGCGGTAAGTTCGTGGATAAAGAAAGGCCTTCCTATATGGAACGATATAATCAATGGGCTTCAGAAGTGAGAGGGGCGTCAAATGAAAGCTAA
- a CDS encoding 2-oxoacid:acceptor oxidoreductase subunit alpha codes for MKANPKDVLTGVYYIDGDVAAGYGALAAGCKFIGGYPITPSTEAAEAFARVAPKAGALFIQMEDELGSMASVVGAVWAGVKSMTITSGPGYSLMMENIGLGAMMETPFVLLNIQRGGPSTGVPTKTGQADMMQSRWGSHGDYEVIAISPDSPQEMFDYTIKAFNLAERYRCPVMIMSDECVGHMTEKVVIPPADEIELEPRRFYKGPPEEYLPFKPDPDLVPKLARAGDGFNLYITGRVHDERGYPVDKEEFKMKYIRRLVDKIRINKDKIIELKEEQTDDAEIVVVSYGISSRVAVKGVEKARSKGIKVGTLRLVTVWPFPDERITELAKRVKAFVVPEINYGQVVFDVARASHGKANVVLVPHGGAGVHNPDDIADAIEYAVREDKKIEGVVEYKTRLEKLVFEGGYKLKE; via the coding sequence ATGAAAGCTAATCCAAAGGATGTTCTTACCGGCGTATATTATATCGACGGTGACGTGGCAGCCGGCTATGGTGCCCTGGCTGCCGGTTGTAAATTCATCGGCGGCTATCCCATAACACCCTCGACCGAAGCGGCTGAAGCATTTGCACGGGTGGCGCCGAAAGCAGGGGCACTTTTTATCCAGATGGAAGATGAGCTCGGTTCCATGGCTTCAGTTGTGGGGGCTGTCTGGGCGGGCGTAAAGTCGATGACCATAACTTCAGGTCCCGGCTATTCACTCATGATGGAGAACATCGGACTCGGGGCGATGATGGAGACACCTTTCGTGCTTCTCAATATTCAGCGGGGAGGTCCTTCCACCGGGGTTCCGACAAAGACCGGCCAGGCGGATATGATGCAGTCGCGGTGGGGCTCGCATGGAGATTACGAGGTTATCGCCATCTCACCCGATTCTCCCCAGGAGATGTTCGATTACACAATCAAGGCGTTCAATCTTGCAGAAAGATATCGCTGTCCGGTGATGATTATGTCTGATGAGTGTGTCGGCCATATGACCGAGAAGGTCGTCATCCCGCCGGCAGATGAAATTGAACTTGAACCGCGCAGATTTTATAAAGGACCGCCTGAAGAGTATCTGCCTTTTAAACCCGATCCAGATCTCGTTCCCAAACTCGCCCGTGCGGGTGACGGTTTTAATCTGTATATCACGGGCAGGGTTCATGATGAACGAGGTTATCCCGTGGATAAGGAAGAATTCAAGATGAAATATATAAGGCGGCTCGTTGATAAGATCAGAATAAACAAAGACAAGATTATTGAATTGAAGGAAGAGCAGACCGACGATGCGGAGATTGTTGTCGTCTCATATGGAATATCGTCGCGTGTGGCGGTAAAAGGGGTTGAAAAGGCGAGAAGCAAAGGGATAAAGGTCGGTACCCTGAGACTCGTTACGGTCTGGCCCTTTCCTGATGAACGGATCACTGAACTGGCAAAGCGGGTCAAGGCGTTTGTGGTTCCCGAGATAAACTACGGTCAGGTCGTCTTTGATGTGGCTCGGGCGAGTCACGGCAAAGCGAATGTGGTTCTCGTTCCTCACGGCGGCGCCGGTGTTCATAATCCTGATGACATTGCTGATGCTATTGAATATGCGGTCCGAGAGGATAAGAAGATAGAAGGTGTGGTTGAATACAAGACAAGGCTGGAAAAATTGGTTTTTGAAGGAGGTTATAAATTAAAGGAATGA